A stretch of the Dioscorea cayenensis subsp. rotundata cultivar TDr96_F1 chromosome 4, TDr96_F1_v2_PseudoChromosome.rev07_lg8_w22 25.fasta, whole genome shotgun sequence genome encodes the following:
- the LOC120258173 gene encoding putative glucuronosyltransferase PGSIP8 isoform X1 has protein sequence MEPGRGILRRLVVVLLAISAAIGGYAAEEDRGKKRHAYAAMMYMGTPRDYEFYVATRVMMRSLSKLGVDADLVVIASVDVPLRWVRTMKEEDGIKVVTVENLKNPYEKQGNFNTRFKLTLNKLYAWSLVAYDRVVMLDSDNLFLQKTDELFQCGQFCAVFINPCIFHTGLFVLQPSLDVFKNMLHELEIGRENPDGADQGFLASYFPDLLDRPMYHPPVNGSKLNGLYRLPLGYQMDASYYYLKLRWSIPCGPNSVITFPSAPWLKPWYWWSWPVLPLGLSWHEQRRSNLGYSSELPVMLIQAVMYLGIIAITRLARPSLTKLCYNRRAEKSISILHLMLKGLALWSIIAAYTVPFFLIPRTVHPVLGWSLYLLGSGALSSVVINAFVLPPLPVLTPWLGIFGSLAVMACPWYSDGVVRALSVFAYAFCCAPFVWVALMKVMSSLQNLLEREAFFPRLGETTELPSKLY, from the exons ATGGAGCCGGGGCGGGGGATTCTGCGGCGATTGGTGGTGGTTCTATTGGCGATCTCGGCTGCAATTGGTGGTTACGCGGCTGAGGAGGATAGAGGGAAGAAGAGGCACGCTTATGCTGCTATGATGTACATGGGGACGCCGAGGGACTACGAGTTCTACGTTGCCACTCGTGTCATGATGCGGTCTCTCAGTAAGCTCGGTGTCGACGCCGATCTCGTCGTCATCGCCTCCGTTGACGTCCCTCTTCGCTGGGTCCGCACCAT GAAAGAGGAGGATGGCATCAAAGTGGTCACTGTTGAGAACTTAAAGAATCCATATGAGAAGCAAGGCAACTTCAATACCAGGTTTAAGCTAACGCTTAATAAACTTTATGCTTGGAGCTTGGTGGCATATGATCGAGTTGTCATGCTTGATTCAGACAACCTTTTCCTCCAAAAGACTGATGAACTCTTCCAGTGTGGGCAATTCTGTGCTGTTTTCATTAACCCTTGCATCTTTCATACTGGTCTGTTTGTTCTTCAG CCTTCACTTGATGTTTTCAAAAACATGCTCCATGAATTGGAAATTGGACGAGAGAACCCCGATGGTGCTGATCAGGGCTTTCTTGCCAGCTATTTTCCAGATTTGCTTGACCGTCCCATGTACCATCCACCAGTCAATGGTTCTAAACTCAATGGACTCTACCGTTTACCCTTGGGGTACCAGATGGATGCTTCCTACTACT ATTTAAAACTTAGGTGGAGCATACCATGCGGACCTAACAGTGTGATAACATTTCCTAGTGCACCATGGTTGAAGCCTTGGTACTGGTGGTCCTGGCCTGTCCTACCATTAGGCCTTTCATGGCATGAGCAACGACGGAGCAATCTCGG GTATAGCTCTGAGCTTCCAGTGATGCTGATCCAGGCTGTGATGTATCTTGGTATCATTGCCATAACACGTCTAGCGCGTCCTAGCCTGACAAAGCTATGTTATAACCGAAGAGCAGAGAAAAGCATTTCGATCTTACACTTGATGCTCAAGGGCTTGGCCTTATGGTCAATAATAGCAGCATACACTGTCCCGTTCTTTCTCATACCCCGGACAGTTCACCCTGTTCTTGGCTGGTCTCTCTATCTGCTCGGCTCGGGGGCTCTTTCATCAGTTGTGATCAATGCCTTTGTACTTCCACCACTTCCCGTCCTCACGCCATGGCTGGGTATTTTTGGAAGTCTGGCTGTGATGGCATGCCCTTGGTATTCAGATGGTGTGGTGAGAGCTCTGTCAGTGTTTGCTTATGCCTTCTGTTGTGCGCCATTTGTATGGGTAGCATTGATGAAGGTAATGTCTTCCCTTCAGAACTTGTTAGAGAGGGAAGCTTTTTTCCCGCGACTTGGGGAAACCACTGAGCTGCCCAGCAAGCTCTACTGA
- the LOC120258173 gene encoding putative glucuronosyltransferase PGSIP8 isoform X2, translating to MHIYHISHQRKWKRKEEDGIKVVTVENLKNPYEKQGNFNTRFKLTLNKLYAWSLVAYDRVVMLDSDNLFLQKTDELFQCGQFCAVFINPCIFHTGLFVLQPSLDVFKNMLHELEIGRENPDGADQGFLASYFPDLLDRPMYHPPVNGSKLNGLYRLPLGYQMDASYYYLKLRWSIPCGPNSVITFPSAPWLKPWYWWSWPVLPLGLSWHEQRRSNLGYSSELPVMLIQAVMYLGIIAITRLARPSLTKLCYNRRAEKSISILHLMLKGLALWSIIAAYTVPFFLIPRTVHPVLGWSLYLLGSGALSSVVINAFVLPPLPVLTPWLGIFGSLAVMACPWYSDGVVRALSVFAYAFCCAPFVWVALMKVMSSLQNLLEREAFFPRLGETTELPSKLY from the exons ATGCACATATATCATATTTCCCATCAAAGAAAATGGAAAAG GAAAGAGGAGGATGGCATCAAAGTGGTCACTGTTGAGAACTTAAAGAATCCATATGAGAAGCAAGGCAACTTCAATACCAGGTTTAAGCTAACGCTTAATAAACTTTATGCTTGGAGCTTGGTGGCATATGATCGAGTTGTCATGCTTGATTCAGACAACCTTTTCCTCCAAAAGACTGATGAACTCTTCCAGTGTGGGCAATTCTGTGCTGTTTTCATTAACCCTTGCATCTTTCATACTGGTCTGTTTGTTCTTCAG CCTTCACTTGATGTTTTCAAAAACATGCTCCATGAATTGGAAATTGGACGAGAGAACCCCGATGGTGCTGATCAGGGCTTTCTTGCCAGCTATTTTCCAGATTTGCTTGACCGTCCCATGTACCATCCACCAGTCAATGGTTCTAAACTCAATGGACTCTACCGTTTACCCTTGGGGTACCAGATGGATGCTTCCTACTACT ATTTAAAACTTAGGTGGAGCATACCATGCGGACCTAACAGTGTGATAACATTTCCTAGTGCACCATGGTTGAAGCCTTGGTACTGGTGGTCCTGGCCTGTCCTACCATTAGGCCTTTCATGGCATGAGCAACGACGGAGCAATCTCGG GTATAGCTCTGAGCTTCCAGTGATGCTGATCCAGGCTGTGATGTATCTTGGTATCATTGCCATAACACGTCTAGCGCGTCCTAGCCTGACAAAGCTATGTTATAACCGAAGAGCAGAGAAAAGCATTTCGATCTTACACTTGATGCTCAAGGGCTTGGCCTTATGGTCAATAATAGCAGCATACACTGTCCCGTTCTTTCTCATACCCCGGACAGTTCACCCTGTTCTTGGCTGGTCTCTCTATCTGCTCGGCTCGGGGGCTCTTTCATCAGTTGTGATCAATGCCTTTGTACTTCCACCACTTCCCGTCCTCACGCCATGGCTGGGTATTTTTGGAAGTCTGGCTGTGATGGCATGCCCTTGGTATTCAGATGGTGTGGTGAGAGCTCTGTCAGTGTTTGCTTATGCCTTCTGTTGTGCGCCATTTGTATGGGTAGCATTGATGAAGGTAATGTCTTCCCTTCAGAACTTGTTAGAGAGGGAAGCTTTTTTCCCGCGACTTGGGGAAACCACTGAGCTGCCCAGCAAGCTCTACTGA
- the LOC120258176 gene encoding putative pre-16S rRNA nuclease codes for MQQLLLPKPQLSSPLLINPRVRIRVRVSVRVPVQVSSSSSSSSFSKQLATETELLPNALRRKTNPLWTPRGFTLGVDLGDSRTGLALGKGFSPRPLNVLDLRGQKLELRLLEIAAKEEVDEFVIGLPKSHDGKETQQSNKVRSIAGRLAVRAAERGWRVYLQDEHGTSVDALDFMIEMGVKRSSRQVKIDAYSAMMVLQRYFSMSGHGAELVLPKQAELQDKIRKGPARDLDFLSEDIYHTYHLSDSD; via the exons ATGCAGCAACTCCTTCTCCCAAAACCTCAGCTTTCTTCTCCGCTCCTCATCAATCCCAGagttagaattagggttagggttagcgTTAGAGTTCCCGTTCAGgtatcctcctcctcctcctcctcctccttttccAAGCAATTGGCGACCGAGACGGAGCTCCTCCCCAATGCTCTACGCCGCAAGACGAATCCCCTCTGGACGCCCCGTGGTTTCACTCTTGGCGTGGACCTCGGAGACTCCCGCACCGGGCTTGCCCTTGGCAAAGGCTTCTCCCCTCGACCGCTCAAC GTATTGGACCTCCGTGGTCAGAAGCTGGAGCTGCGACTCCTGGAGATTGCGGCAAAAGAG GAGGTCGATGAGTTCGTAATTGGGCTCCCAAAATCGCATGATGGGAAGGAAACGCAGCAATCGAACAAGGTCCGTAGCATCGCTGGAAGGCTGGCGGTGCGAGCTGCTGAGAG AGGGTGGAGAGTGTATCTGCAGGATGAACACGGTACATCAGTGGATGCCCTCGATTTCATGATTGAAAT GGGTGTCAAAAGGTCTTCTCGCCAGGTGAAAATAGATGCTTATTCTGCCATG ATGGTGCTGCAGCGATATTTCTCAATGTCAGGGCATGGAGCAGAGCTTGTTCTTCCGAAGCAGGCAGAACTACAAGACAAAATCCGGAAAGGCCCTGCCCGAGACTTGGATTTCCTCTCGGAGGATATTTACCATACTTATCATCTCTCTGACTCTGACTAA
- the LOC120258479 gene encoding probable pectinesterase 68 isoform X1, translated as MKERMVLLLLMTIIISTLITIPTRSHACELNSTIKHHHKWHGPTSKRVITVDATGSGDFLSVQEAIDSIPDNNTQRVIIKIKAGVYIEKVVVPRTKPYITFQGAGRNETVVEWHDRACDRGPNGQQLRTYNTASVTVFANYFIARNISFKNTAPAPMPGMEGWQAAAFRVSGDKAYFYGCGFYGAQDTLCDDAGRHYFKDCYIEGSIDFIFGNGRSMYKGCHLHSIANRFGSIAAHDRKSLCERTGFAFVNCKVTGTGRLYVGRAMGQYSRIIYAYTYFDDLIAPGAWDDWDHSSNKNTTAFFGVYKCWGPGAEAVSSASWARELDFESARPFLVKSFVNGRHWLGPSDA; from the exons ATGAAGGAAAGAATGGTCTTACTACTACTCATGACCATCATCATCTCCACCCTCATAACCATTCCCACACGCTCACATGCATGTGAGCTTAACTCCACCATAAAACACCATCACAAGTGGCATGGCCCAACCAGCAAACGAGTGATCACCGTGGATGCTACCGGCTCTGGTGACTTCCTCTCCGTCCAAGAAGCCATTGACTCCATCCCAGACAACAACACCCAGCGTGTCATCATAAAGATAAAAGCCGGTGTCtacat AGAGAAGGTGGTGGTTCCACGGACGAAGCCATACATCACTTTCCAAGGAGCTGGAAGGAACGAGACGGTGGTTGAATGGCACGACCGGGCTTGTGACCGAGGACCCAACGGCCAGCAACTCCGCACTTACAACACTGCTTCTGTAACTGTTTTTGCTAATTATTTCATTGCTAGGAATATAAGTTTCAAG AACACAGCTCCAGCACCAATGCCCGGGATGGAAGGATGGCAGGCAGCGGCGTTCAGAGTTTCAGGGGATAAGGCATACTTCTATGGCTGTGGATTTTATGGCGCTCAAGACACTCTCTGTGACGATGCAGGACGGCATTACTTCAAGGATTGCTACATTGAAGGTTCAATTGACTTCATCTTTGGCAATGGCAGGTcaatgtacaag GGTTGTCACCTGCATTCTATTGCAAACCGATTCGGATCGATTGCAGCACATGACCGGAAGTCTCTTTGTGAGAGAACTGGGTTCGCATTTGTTAACTGTAAAGTAACCGGCACCGGCAGACTGTATGTAGGAAGAGCAATGGGACAGTATTCAAGGATAATTTATGCGTACACTTACTTTGATGACCTGATAGCACCTGGAGCTTGGGATGACTGGGATCATTCCAGTAACAAGAACAC GACTGCATTCTTTGGTGTTTACAAGTGCTGGGGCCCTGGTGCGGAAGCAGTGAGCAGTGCATCATGGGCACGGGAACTTGATTTCGAGTCGGCTCGGCCTTTCCTTGTCAAAAGCTTCGTCAATGGTCGGCACTGGCTTGGCCCGTCTGATGCCTAA
- the LOC120258479 gene encoding probable pectinesterase 68 isoform X2 translates to MKERMVLLLLMTIIISTLITIPTRSHACELNSTIKHHHKWHGPTSKRVITVDATGSGDFLSVQEAIDSIPDNNTQRVIIKIKAGVYIEKVVVPRTKPYITFQGAGRNETVVEWHDRACDRGPNGQQLRTYNTASVTVFANYFIARNISFKNTAPAPMPGMEGWQAAAFRVSGDKAYFYGCGFYGAQDTLCDDAGRHYFKDCYIEGSIDFIFGNGRSMYKGCHLHSIANRFGSIAAHDRKSLCERTGFAFVNCKVTGTGRLYVGRAMGQYSRIIYAYTYFDDLIAPGAWDDWDHSSNKNTAGALVRKQ, encoded by the exons ATGAAGGAAAGAATGGTCTTACTACTACTCATGACCATCATCATCTCCACCCTCATAACCATTCCCACACGCTCACATGCATGTGAGCTTAACTCCACCATAAAACACCATCACAAGTGGCATGGCCCAACCAGCAAACGAGTGATCACCGTGGATGCTACCGGCTCTGGTGACTTCCTCTCCGTCCAAGAAGCCATTGACTCCATCCCAGACAACAACACCCAGCGTGTCATCATAAAGATAAAAGCCGGTGTCtacat AGAGAAGGTGGTGGTTCCACGGACGAAGCCATACATCACTTTCCAAGGAGCTGGAAGGAACGAGACGGTGGTTGAATGGCACGACCGGGCTTGTGACCGAGGACCCAACGGCCAGCAACTCCGCACTTACAACACTGCTTCTGTAACTGTTTTTGCTAATTATTTCATTGCTAGGAATATAAGTTTCAAG AACACAGCTCCAGCACCAATGCCCGGGATGGAAGGATGGCAGGCAGCGGCGTTCAGAGTTTCAGGGGATAAGGCATACTTCTATGGCTGTGGATTTTATGGCGCTCAAGACACTCTCTGTGACGATGCAGGACGGCATTACTTCAAGGATTGCTACATTGAAGGTTCAATTGACTTCATCTTTGGCAATGGCAGGTcaatgtacaag GGTTGTCACCTGCATTCTATTGCAAACCGATTCGGATCGATTGCAGCACATGACCGGAAGTCTCTTTGTGAGAGAACTGGGTTCGCATTTGTTAACTGTAAAGTAACCGGCACCGGCAGACTGTATGTAGGAAGAGCAATGGGACAGTATTCAAGGATAATTTATGCGTACACTTACTTTGATGACCTGATAGCACCTGGAGCTTGGGATGACTGGGATCATTCCAGTAACAAGAACAC TGCTGGGGCCCTGGTGCGGAAGCAGTGA
- the LOC120258480 gene encoding LOW QUALITY PROTEIN: peroxisome biogenesis protein 19-2-like (The sequence of the model RefSeq protein was modified relative to this genomic sequence to represent the inferred CDS: deleted 1 base in 1 codon) — MADDLDQLLDSALDDFSKVDLDHVQRSGGAPASSSTATVQGLGMGLPGLKAKKKGKERVAGSVNNASSRASEALEKLTQQTREAVRGLESATAASGTGGAGGVGGLGKDEEGMVEEFVKQFEQLSESQDVNSLVETMMQQLLSKEILQDPMKEIGERYPKWLEDHKSGLSLEEYERYHHQYEIILKLNEVYEHDPNNYKMIVDLMQKMQQLGHPPDDIIQELAPAFDLSNLDGQLNPELPESASDCCIM; from the exons ATGGCGGACGATCTCGACCAACTTCTCGATA GTGCTCTCGATGATTTCTCCAAAGTAGATCTAGACCATGTGCAGAGGAGTGGTGGCGCTCCGGCGTCGTCTTCGACAGCGACCGTGCAAGGGTTGGGGATGGGGTTGCCT GGATTGAAGGCAAAGAAGAAAGGTAAGGAGAGGGTTGCTGGTTCGGTGAATAATGCTTCTTCACGTGCTTCCGAGGCTCTGGAGAAGCTGACCCAGCAGACACGCGAGGCTGTGCGCGGGCTGGAGTCTGCTACGGCCGCATCGGGCACGGGAGGAGCGGGTGGTGTTGGTGGTTTGGGGAAGGATGAGGAGGGGATGGTGGAGGAGTTTGTCAAACAGTTTGAGCAGCTCTCTGAGTCTCAG GACGTAAATTCCCTTGTTGAAACAATGATGCAACAGCTTTTGTCTAAGGAGATTCTCCAAGACCCAATGAAGGAAATTGGAGAAAGATACCCCAAGTGGTTGGAGGATCACAAAAGTGGATTGAGCCTGGAAGAATATGAAAGATATCATCACCAATATGAGATCATTCTGAAGTTGAATGAAGTTTATGAGCATGATCCGAATAACTACAAAATGATTGTCGATCTAATGCAGAAAATGCAGCAATTGGGTCATCCTCCAGATGATATTATTCAGGAGCTTGCCCCTGCCTTTGATCTGAGCAATCTTGATGGTCAATT GAACCCGGAGCTGCCTGAGTCTGCTTCAGATTGTTGTATAATGTGA